The following coding sequences are from one Canis lupus baileyi chromosome 23, mCanLup2.hap1, whole genome shotgun sequence window:
- the DNAJB13 gene encoding dnaJ homolog subfamily B member 13 isoform X1, translated as MGQDYYSVLQITRNSEDAEIKKAYRKLALKNHPLKSGEPSSAETFRQIAEAYDVLSDPVKRGIYDKFGEEGLKGGIPLEYGSQTPWTTGYVFHGNPEKVFHEFFGGDNPFGEFFDAEESEIDLNFGGLRGRGVKKQDPPIERDLYLSLEDLFFGCTKKIKISRRVLNEDGYSSTIKDKILTIDVKPGWRQGTRITFEKEGDQGPNIIPADIIFIVKEKLHPRFRRENDNLLFVNPIPLGKALTCCTVEVKTLDDRLLNIPINDIVHPKYFKKVPGEGMPLPEDPTKKGDLFIFFDIQFPTRLTPQKKQMLRQALLT; from the exons ATGGGCCAGGATTATTACTCCGTGCTCCAGATCACTCGAAATTCAGAGGATGCCGAGATCAAGAAGGC GTACCGGAAACTGGCCCTTAAGAACCACCCTCTCAAGTCCGGTGAGCCTTCCTCAGCAGAGACATTCAGGCAAATAGCAGAGGCCTACGATGTGCTGAGTGACC CTGTGAAGAGAGGCATCTATGACAAGTTTGGAGAAGAGGGCCTCAAGGGCGGAATTCCTTTGGAATATGGATCCCAGACCCCTTGGACAACTGGTTACGTCTTCCACGGCAACCCTGAAAAGGTTTTCCATGAGTTCTTCGGAGGAGACAACCCCTTTGGTG AGTTTTTTGATGCAGAAGAAAGTGAGATAGATTTGAACTTTGGGGGGCTCCGGGGCCGAGGAGTCAAAAAACAGGACCCCCCAATTGAACGAGACCTCTACCTATCCCTGGAAGACTTATTCTTTGGTTGCACCAAGAAAATTAAGATCTCCCGAAGG GTGCTGAATGAGGATGGGTACTCCTCTACTATCAAGGACAAGATTCTTACCATTGATGTGAAACCTGGTTGGAGGCAGGGCACACGGATCACCTTTGAGAAGGAAGGGGACCAG GGCCCCAATATTATCCCAGCCGACATCATCTTCATCGTAAAGGAGAAGTTACACCCTCGCTTTCGCAGGGAGAACGACAACCTCCTTTTTGTGAACCCCATTCCCTTGGGCAAG GCTCTAACCTGCTGCACCGTGGAAGTAAAGACACTAGATGATCGTCTGCTCAACATCCCCATCAATGACATTGTCCA TCCCAAGTATTTCAAGAAGGTGCCAGGTGAGGGGATGCCACTACCTGAGGACCCCACGAAGAAGGGggatctcttcattttcttcGACATCCAGTTCCCTACCCGCCTCACACCCCAGAAGAAGCAGATGCTGCGCCAGGCATTGCTGACATAA
- the DNAJB13 gene encoding dnaJ homolog subfamily B member 13 isoform X2 → MMMRLAKFQDSSLTAVKRGIYDKFGEEGLKGGIPLEYGSQTPWTTGYVFHGNPEKVFHEFFGGDNPFGEFFDAEESEIDLNFGGLRGRGVKKQDPPIERDLYLSLEDLFFGCTKKIKISRRVLNEDGYSSTIKDKILTIDVKPGWRQGTRITFEKEGDQGPNIIPADIIFIVKEKLHPRFRRENDNLLFVNPIPLGKALTCCTVEVKTLDDRLLNIPINDIVHPKYFKKVPGEGMPLPEDPTKKGDLFIFFDIQFPTRLTPQKKQMLRQALLT, encoded by the exons ATGATGATGAGGTTAGCCAAATTCCAGGACAGCAGCCTGACTG CTGTGAAGAGAGGCATCTATGACAAGTTTGGAGAAGAGGGCCTCAAGGGCGGAATTCCTTTGGAATATGGATCCCAGACCCCTTGGACAACTGGTTACGTCTTCCACGGCAACCCTGAAAAGGTTTTCCATGAGTTCTTCGGAGGAGACAACCCCTTTGGTG AGTTTTTTGATGCAGAAGAAAGTGAGATAGATTTGAACTTTGGGGGGCTCCGGGGCCGAGGAGTCAAAAAACAGGACCCCCCAATTGAACGAGACCTCTACCTATCCCTGGAAGACTTATTCTTTGGTTGCACCAAGAAAATTAAGATCTCCCGAAGG GTGCTGAATGAGGATGGGTACTCCTCTACTATCAAGGACAAGATTCTTACCATTGATGTGAAACCTGGTTGGAGGCAGGGCACACGGATCACCTTTGAGAAGGAAGGGGACCAG GGCCCCAATATTATCCCAGCCGACATCATCTTCATCGTAAAGGAGAAGTTACACCCTCGCTTTCGCAGGGAGAACGACAACCTCCTTTTTGTGAACCCCATTCCCTTGGGCAAG GCTCTAACCTGCTGCACCGTGGAAGTAAAGACACTAGATGATCGTCTGCTCAACATCCCCATCAATGACATTGTCCA TCCCAAGTATTTCAAGAAGGTGCCAGGTGAGGGGATGCCACTACCTGAGGACCCCACGAAGAAGGGggatctcttcattttcttcGACATCCAGTTCCCTACCCGCCTCACACCCCAGAAGAAGCAGATGCTGCGCCAGGCATTGCTGACATAA
- the DNAJB13 gene encoding dnaJ homolog subfamily B member 13 isoform X3 codes for MTSLEKRASRAEFLWNMDPRPLGQLVTSSTATLKRFSMSSSEETTPLVVRGPAYPFALLGKDRAIKEFFDAEESEIDLNFGGLRGRGVKKQDPPIERDLYLSLEDLFFGCTKKIKISRRVLNEDGYSSTIKDKILTIDVKPGWRQGTRITFEKEGDQGPNIIPADIIFIVKEKLHPRFRRENDNLLFVNPIPLGKALTCCTVEVKTLDDRLLNIPINDIVHPKYFKKVPGEGMPLPEDPTKKGDLFIFFDIQFPTRLTPQKKQMLRQALLT; via the exons ATGACAAGTTTGGAGAAGAGGGCCTCAAGGGCGGAATTCCTTTGGAATATGGATCCCAGACCCCTTGGACAACTGGTTACGTCTTCCACGGCAACCCTGAAAAGGTTTTCCATGAGTTCTTCGGAGGAGACAACCCCTTTGGTGGTAAGAGGCCCAGCCTACCCGTTTGCCTTACTGGGAAAGGACAGAGCTATAAAAG AGTTTTTTGATGCAGAAGAAAGTGAGATAGATTTGAACTTTGGGGGGCTCCGGGGCCGAGGAGTCAAAAAACAGGACCCCCCAATTGAACGAGACCTCTACCTATCCCTGGAAGACTTATTCTTTGGTTGCACCAAGAAAATTAAGATCTCCCGAAGG GTGCTGAATGAGGATGGGTACTCCTCTACTATCAAGGACAAGATTCTTACCATTGATGTGAAACCTGGTTGGAGGCAGGGCACACGGATCACCTTTGAGAAGGAAGGGGACCAG GGCCCCAATATTATCCCAGCCGACATCATCTTCATCGTAAAGGAGAAGTTACACCCTCGCTTTCGCAGGGAGAACGACAACCTCCTTTTTGTGAACCCCATTCCCTTGGGCAAG GCTCTAACCTGCTGCACCGTGGAAGTAAAGACACTAGATGATCGTCTGCTCAACATCCCCATCAATGACATTGTCCA TCCCAAGTATTTCAAGAAGGTGCCAGGTGAGGGGATGCCACTACCTGAGGACCCCACGAAGAAGGGggatctcttcattttcttcGACATCCAGTTCCCTACCCGCCTCACACCCCAGAAGAAGCAGATGCTGCGCCAGGCATTGCTGACATAA